In Thalassococcus sp. S3, the sequence AAACCAGGTGATCATGCTTTTGCCCTTCTTCCTGGCACGGCAATTCCTTTATACCGAAACCGGGATGCGAGAGCTGATCTATGCGCTGTTCATCGGCGGGCTGATCTACACGATCCCTGCCCTGATCGAGATCCGTTTCTCCCCCCAGATCAACATCTGGATCTACGGGTTCTTCCAGCACTCGTTCGAACAGATGATGCGCAACGGCGGCTTCCGCCCGATCGTGTTCCTCGAACACGCACTTTGGGTCGCGTTCTTCTTCATGACCGCGATCATGTCGGCGGCGGCGTTGCTGCGGCAGGCCGAATACAAGGACCGTGTCCGTTACGGCCTGCTGATGTTCTACCTTTTCGGGGTTCTGATCCTGTGCAAAAGTCTCGCATCCCTGGCCTATTGCCTGGCTTTGACGCCTTTGGTCCTTTTCACGCCGCCCAAATGGCAGGTCCGCATCGCCATCGCGTTTGCCTTCGTCGCTGTCGTCTATCCGGTGCTGCGCAATGCCGGCATGGTGCCCTTGGACGATATCCTGGCCCTGGCCGGTCAGATCAGCGCCGACCGTCAGCAAAGCCTTGGCTTCCGCTTCGAGAACGAAGAGCAATTGCTCGCGCGTGCCCATGATCGCTGGCTCTTTGGCTGGGGGGGCTGGGGGCGCAACCTGATCCGCGACGTCGAATCGGGGCAGATCCTGTCGATCCCCGATGGACGCTGGATCATCGTCTTCGGCACCTTTGGCTGGGTCGGCTATGTCAGCGAGATGGGATTGCTTGCCCTGCCCCTGATCCTGCTGGGCTGGCACCTGCGGAAAGCTGACGCTACGTCCATCCCGCCCTATGTGGCACCTTTGGCCTTGATGCTGGCCATCACCATGGTGGATATGCTCCTGAATGCCATCCTGACGCCCTTTACCTGGCTTCTGGCTGGCACGATCTACGGCTATGTCGAGCATGCGCGGGGCGCGCGGCGGGATTTCTCCCGCACGCAATTGTTCCCCGACGGGCCCGCGATTGGCCGCAAAGACCGGTCCGAGGCGCCACGCACGCTCCTCTGACCCCCTCCGCGGCATTGTTCACGTTTCCGAAATGCCGCACCGAATACCAAAAGACTGTCTCCAATGGGGAAACATTCCCCAAAAAGGCCCAGAAAATGATTAGATTTTTACATCAAATCCGACGGGTCCGTGGCCTATTGCTGCCGCGACGGCATGTGCCTTGCGCGCACGTGGGCGGATCGGATTGTCTGGTATCGGTACTGTGTCGCGTTTCGAGTGTGGATTATCTGGGTGAGGCATTTGCCAAATGACTGAAACAAGCCGTTCAGACATCGCCATCGTCGGCATGGCGCTGACCGTGCCCGGCGCGCAATCGCCCGCGGAATTCTGGGACAACCTCAAGGGGGGCGTGGAATCCATCACGCGCCTGGATGATGCCGCGCTGCTGGAGGCCGGAGAGCGCCCCGACCTGATCCATCACAAGAACTACGTCCCTGCGGCCGCACTTCTGGACGGGTATGAGACCTTTGATGCCGAATTTTTCGGTTTCAGCCCGAAAGAGGCCGCGATCCTCGACCCCCAGCACCGCAAGTTTCTGGAAACAGCCTGGACCGCGCTTGAAGATGCGGGCCACACGCCCGACAGCCTGAAAGGCCGGATCGGCGTTTATGCGGGCTGCGGCATGGGCAGCTATTTCTATTTCAACATCTGCTCCAACCCCGATCTGGTGGACGATGTGGGCATGTTCCTGTTGCGCCATACCGGCAACGACAAGGATTTTCTGTCCACCCGTGTGAGCCATGTGTTCGACCTCAACGGCCCCTCGATCAACCTGCAGACCGCCTGCTCCACCTCACTGGTCGCCATCCACTACGCCGCCCGCGCCTTGCGGGACGGCGAATGCGACGCGGCCCTCGCCGGAGGTGTTACCATCGAGTTGCCGCAAGGCCGCGGCTATATGTTCAAGGAAAACGAGATCCTGTCGCCCGACGGACATTGCCACGCCTTCGATCACCGCGCGCAGGGTACCGTCTTTGGCTCCGGCTCCGGCACGGTGGTGCTGCGGCGGCTGGAGGATGCGTTGGCCGATGGCGACCACATCTATGCCGTGCTCAAAGGCTCTGCCGTCAACAACGACGGTGCGGCCAAGGCCGGCTATCTGGCACCGTCAGTGGACGGTCAATCGGCGGCGATCCGGGCCGCGTTGACGGATGCGGGTACGCCCGCCGACACGATTGACTACGTTGAATGCCATGGTACCGGCACCTATCTGGGCGATCCTATCGAGGTTTCGGCGCTGACGGATGCCTATCGCAGCCAGACCGGGGACAGCGGGTTCTGCAAGATCGGCTCGGTCAAGACCAATATCGGCCATCTCGACACCGCCGCCGGGGTCGCGGGGCTGATCAAGACGACGCTGGCACTGAAACACGGGCAGATCCCGCCCAGCCTGAATTACGAGGCGCCGAACCCCGCGATCGACTTTGACGCAAGCCCTTTCCGCGTGAATGCGGCGCTGAGCGACTGGACCTCTCACAAGGGCCCGCGTCGCGCCGCCGTGAACGCGTTGGGCGTGGGCGGCACCAACGCGCATGCGATTTTGGAACAGGCACCACAAGCGCAGCCGTCTGAGGAAGCCGACTGGCCCTTCCATGTCCTCTGCCTCTCCGGCCGGTCCAAAGCGGCTTTGGACGCCAACTCCAAGGCGCTGGCCACGCATCTGCGCGCGCATCCGGATCTATCGCTGGCCGATGTCTCATATACGTTGAAGAACGGGCGAAAAGCCTTTGAAAAACGGCGCATTGTCGTGGCCGAGACCCCCGAGGAAGCCGCCGATCTGCTCGACCAGGGTGACCCTCGCCGCGTTTTTACCCACGACCATCTGGGCGACGCGCCCGAGGTCGTGTTCATGTTCCCCGGCGGCGGCGCGCAATATCCCAACATGGCGCGCGATCTTTACGAGACCGAACCGGTCTTTGCCGAATGGATGGACCGCGGGCTCGACCACCTCGACCCACAGCTTGACTATAACATCCGCACCCTCTGGCTGCCCGAACCGGGGGCCGAGGCGGCTGCCGCCGAGACGCTGAAACAGCCTTCGGTGCAGCTTCCGCTGATCATGATCGTGGAATACGCGCTGGCCCAGCTTTGGCAAAGCTGGGGCGTGCGGCCCGCGGCGCTGGTTGGTCATTCCATGGGCGAGAACACAGCCGCCTGCCTTGCCGGCGTGATGACGTTCGAGGACTGCATCGACCTTGTCCTGCTGCGCGGACGGCTTTTCGACACGGTGCCGGCAGGCGGCATGCTGTCGGTGTCCATGGCCATCGATGATCTGCGCCCCCTGATTGGCGCCGACCTCGATATCGCCAGCGTGAATGCCCCACAGCTTGGCGCGGTCTCAGGTCCGCAAGAGGCGCTGGACCGTCTGGCGGCGGATCTCACCGCCAAGGGTATCGAGCATCAGCGCGTGCCCATCGACATCGCGGCCCATTCGCGCATGCTCGATCCGATCCTGGATGAATTCAGAGGGTTCCTCGCCAAACTTGATCTGCAATCGCCGCAGATCCCATTCCTGTCGAACCGCACTGGCCAGCCCATCACCGACGCGCAGGCCACAAGCCCCGATTACTGGACCGAGCAACTCCGCCGGACGGTGCTTTTTGCGGATTGCATCACAACCCTCGCCAAGACGAAGGGGCGCGTTTACCTGGAGGTCGGCCCCGGTAAAGCATTGAGTTCGTTGGCACAAATGAGCGATGTGGTCGAGCCGGGACAAGTGCTCAGCTCGCTTCGTCATCCGGATCAGGAGATGGCCGACGACGCCTATTTCCTCAGCGTGATCGGGCGGCTTTGGGCAACGGGGGTGGAGGCTGACTGGGCCCAGATCTGGGGTGAAGCGCGCCGCAACCGCGTCCCCTTGCCCACCTACGCCTTTCAGCGCAGCCGCTATTTCATCGAACCGGGCGAGGCCGCGGCGGCCCCTACGCCTGCATTGATGCGCAACGACGATATCGCCGAATGGGGATACGCGCCCCGCTGGACACCCCGCTTTGCGCCCTGCGATCTGGACGTAGAGACGGAGTTGGAGCGGGCGGACGCGCAAACATGGCTGATCTTCTCTGATCAGGCCGGCATCGCCGCCCCGGTCATCGACCGTCTGCGCGCGGCGGGCCAAAGCGTGGTTACCGTCACTGCCGGGGACAGTTTTGCGCAACTCGGTGAAAACGCGTTCCAAATCGCCCCCGAACAGGGGCGCGCAGGCTATGATGCGCTGATCGCGGCCGTGACCGAGGCGGACCGCCTGCCCACCCGGATCGCCCATTTCTGGCTGGTCACTGACGCAGAAACCTTCCGCCCCGGCAGCAGCTTTTTCACCCGCAATATGGAGCATGGATTTTACAGCCTGATGCACCTGGCTCAGGCCCTCGCCGATGCAGAAGACGGGACACCGCGTCATCTGATCGCCATCACAAACGGTGCGGCACGCGTGCGCGGCGAAGCGCTGCCTTACCCCGAGAAGGCCACCCTCGCCGGACCTGCCGGCGTCATCCCGCGCGAATTGCCGGGCGTGACCTGCGCGACCCTGGACATTCAGCTCCCCCAGCCACCCGAACGCCCCAGCGGTCTGGCCGGTCTTTTTGCCAAGACGGAGGTCGCGCCCGACACGCTGACCACGCCGCTTCTGGAGGATCTGCTGGCGGAGCCCGGCAACCGCGCCGCTGCGCTCCGCGGGGACAGACGGTACGAAAAGACGTACAAATCGTACGCGATTTCGGACGAAACGGAAAAACCGGTCTGGCGCGACGGCGGGACCTATCTGATCACCGGTGGCTTTGGCGGGATCGGCCAGACCGTCGCCGCAGACCTGATCCGCGATCACGGTGCCAGGATCATCCTGCTCTCCCGCTCCGCCCTTCCCGAGCGTGCGGAGTGGGACGATCACCTGCGCCGCCACAGCCGCAGCGACGCAACCTCTGCCCGGATCCGCGCCGTTCAAACGCTGGAGGCCCTGGGTGGCGAGGTGATGGTGGCGGAGGCCGATGTCTGCCATCTCGACCAGATGCAAAGCGCCGTCGCCGAGGCCATGAAACGCTTTGGCCCGATCACCGGCGTGATCCACGCGGCAGGCCATATCAATGACGGGCCGCTTCTGGCGAAATCGCCGTCGGAGGTGGAGGCCGTCTTTGCGCCCAAGATCACCGGTCTTCGTGTGCTCGACAGCCTGTTCCCGGATGGCGCGCTGGATGTGATGGTGCTTTTCTCGTCCTCCTCCACCGCGACCACGCCTGCAGGCCAGATCGACTATGTCGCAGCGAATGCGTATCTCAACGCGTATGCGGAGGCCCGCGCAGGCGGCGAAACGCGGGTCATGGCGGTGAATTGGGGTGTCTGGTCCGACGTGGGCATGGCTGCCGACGCCATGGCACGGCGCACCGGCGAGATTGAACCAGACCCGATGACGCCTTGCGATCAGCCTTTGCTGGATCAAGCGGGCTTCGACGCCGAGGGGAACCGGCGCTTTCAGTCGACCTTCGGTCCGAACGCCTGGGTCTTTGACGAGCACCGCACCAAGGCGGGCGATGCGCTGTTGCCCGGCACCGGGTTCATTGAGCTGGCCGCGCAGGCGTGGGAGGCGGATCATCCCGGAGAACCCTTTGAGATCAAGGACCTCTTCTTCTTCCGTCCGCTGGATATCAGCGACAAAGGCACGCGCGAGGTAACGCTGAGCCTTGTGCGCGAGGCGGGCGGCGCCGCGCTGGACGTGCGCAGTGATGCCTCTGCCGATGGGCGCACGGGTACGGTTCTGAATGCGCAGGCGCAACTTGCCCGGCTGTCGCTGGGCCTCAAGCCCGGCCATATCGACCCCGGCGCCATCGCGAAACGCTGCCCGAAGACAGCAAGCGGGACCACGGCAGAGCGTCTGCGCTCTCCGCAGGAGGCGCATCTGAACTTTGGGGCGCGCTGGCACGTGCTGCACTCCACGGCTTTGGGCGATGGCGAAGGGTTGGCGCATCTGGCCCTACCCGAGGCCTATCGCGACACCGACGCAGCCTATCGCCTGCATCCCGGCCTTCTGGACATCGCCACCGGCTGGGCGATGCCCCTGATCGACGGCTATCAGGGCGCGCATCTGTGGGTGCCTGTCTCTTACCGCAGCATCCGCGTGTTCCGCGCGTTGCCGGCGGATATCCTGAGCTGGGCGCGGATCACACCCGGCGCGGAAGGGTTTGTGTCCTTCGATGTCACGCTCTGCGACCGCGCAGGTGAGGTAATCGTCGAGATCCGCGATTTCCAGATGAAACGGCTCGACACAAGCGCGGGCTTTGCGGCGCAGAGCGCGATAGACCCGGCCGATATCCGGGTGGAGGATGCCAGCGGACAACCGCAGGCGCCGCTATCGGCGGATGAGGAGCGATTGCTGCACACGATCTCGCAAGGGATCCGACCGGAGGATGGACCAAAGGCGCTGACCGCCGCCCTGGCCAGCGGGCTGCCGCAGATGGTGGTCTCCTCCCTGCCGCTGCCGGACCTGATCGCGCAGACGGCGGCAAGCGCGGCGCCGAAGGCCGACGGCGGACAAAGCTTTGAGCGGCCCGACCTCGACAGCGACTATGTGGCACCGCGCACGGCCATCGAGGACACGCTGGCCGGATTCTGGCAGAACCTGTTGGGCGTGGATCAGGTCGGCGTGAAGGACAGCTTTTTCGACTTGGGCGGGCATTCGCTGATCGCGGTGCGTCTTTTTGCAATGATCAAAAAGACGTATGACGTTCAATTCCCGATCTCCGTCCTGTTCGAAGCCCCCACGATCGAAACCTGTGCCGCGCTGATTGCGGAACGTGTGGGCGATGTCGCACCGTCTGGGGACGCAGCCCCGGCAGAGGCCAAGCCCAGCTTTACCCATATCGTGCCGCTGCATCAGGGCGAACCCGGCGGCGGAACGCCGTTCTTCATCGTGGCCGGCATGTTCGGAAATGTGCTCAACCTGCGCCATCTGGCGCTGCTGACGGGCGGCGAACGGCCTGTCTATGGCCTGCAGGCCCGCGGGCTGATCGGGAACGATGAGCCACATCGCCGGATGGAAGACGCGGCCCGCGACTACATCGCGGAGATGCGGCAGGTGCAGCCGAAGGGGCCTTATCTGGTCGGCGGTTTCTCGGGCGGCGGGATCACGGCCTTTGAAATTGCGCGGCAATTGCAGGACGCGGGCGAAGAGATTGGCGCGGTCATCATGCTCGACACGCCCCTGCCCCAGCGTCCGACATTAGGAGTACGCGATAAGGCTCTGATAAAAGCGCAGGAGATGCGTCAGAAGGGACCGGCCTATCTGGTCGAATGGGCGCGGAACCGGGCGGCCTGGGAACGGGCGAAACGGGCCGGTCAGGTTGGGCCCGTATCGGACAATGCCGCCTTCAACAACGACAAGATCGAAGCGGCGTTCTATGACGCGATTGCGCATTACGAAGTGCGGCCCTGGGACGGCCCCCTGCATCTTTTCCGCCCACCGCTGGAGAAGCATTGGCGCGTGTCCAGCGGTCAATGGGTCAACCGCGACCGCGAGTTTGTCTATGAAGATAATGACTGGACGCGCTTCGTGCCGGGCGTTTCGGTCATCGAAGTGCCGGGGGATCATGACAGCATGGTCTTGGTGCCCAATGTGAGCGTGCTGGCCGGACATCTGAACGCGATCTTCGCCGATGCGGACCGCAGCGCGGCCTGGCCCCGCGCAACGGCGGCGGAGTAGCGGAGATGAGTGCAACCCTTCTCACCATCGTTCTGAACTGGCGTACGCCAGAGATGTCGCTGAAAGCCGCCGAGGCCGCGCTTGCGGATATGGAGGGCCTAGATGCCGAACTGGTCCTTGTCGACAATGACAGCCAGGACGGCAGTTTCGAGACGATGGCGCAGGCGGCTGAGGCGCGTGGCTGGACGGAAGGTGGCCGGGTGCGCGTGGTACAATCGGGGCGCAATGGCGGCTTTGGCGCGGGCAACAATGTGGGCATGCGGCTGGGCCTCTCCTCAGGCGCGGCGCCGGATTTCATCTATATTCTCAACTCGGACGCCTGGCCGGATCGGGGCGCCATTCCCGCGCTGCTTGATCATATGCGCCGCAATCCCGGCGTAGGCATCGCCGGCAGCCATGTGCGCGGCGAGGATGATGCACCGCATATCACCCTCTTCCGCTTCCCCTCGATTGCCGGGGAATTCGAAGGGGCGGCCCGCACCGGCGTGATCTCTCGCCTTTTGGCCAATGCGATTGTGCCCTTGCCGATCCCGACCGAGGTGACGGCGGTTGACTGGCTGGCGGGCGCGTCGATGATGATGCGGCGGGAGATGCTGGACCGGATCGGGCTCTTTGATGAGACATTCTTTCTTTATTACGAGGAAACCGATCTCTGCCGACGGGCCGCAAAGGCAGGCTGGCGGACCGACTATCTGCCGCAAAGCCGCGTGGTGCATATCGGATCGGTCTCGACCGGTATGAAAACCTGGGCGCGCACGCCGGACTACTGGTTTGCTTCCCGACGCTACTATTTCGTTAAAAATCACGGGGCCTTTTATGCGGCCGCCGCGACATTGGCCCGGATTGCCGGGCAAGCGATCTGGGAGGTGCGCCGCGCGGTAAGCGGCAAACCACAGGCCGATCCCGACCGGTTTCTGCGCGATCTGATCGCGCATGCGCTGCGCGCGCCCAAGCCCCTGAAAAAGACCGCCAGAACGCTGCACCCCGCGACCGAGGACAGACCATGACCGCTTTCTCCTGCGCCGTGATCGGCGACGAATCCCTTCTGATCGGCTGCTGTGACACGATGCTGGAGCGTGGGCACGCCATCCGCACGGTGATCACCCGCAACGCCGAGATCACGCGGTGGGCCAAGACCAAAGGCCTGCCGGTGAGCGGCGGTTTTGACGGGCTGCCGGAGCAGGTCGACTGGCTTTTCAGCATCGCCAATCTGCGGGTGATCCCGGAAACGGCTTTGGCGCATGCAACGAAGGGGGCCATCAACTTTCACGATGGTCCATTGCCCCGCTATGCGGGTCTGAACACGCCCGCCTGGGCGCGGATGGCCGGCGAGACGGAGCACGGTGTGACCTGGCACCTGATCGAGGGCGGCATCGACGAGGGGGATATCCTCGCTCAAAGGCTCTTTGAGATCGTGCCGGAGGATACGGCCTTTTCGCTCAATTCGAAGTGCTATGGCGCGGGTCTGGAAAGCTTCAGCGAGGTGCTGGAGCAATTGGAAAGCGGCGCGCTGAGGCGGCAAAAGCAGGATCTGAGCCAGCGCAGCTATCGGGCCCTGGCGGACCGACCGGATGCGGCGGGACGGATCGACTTTACCAAATCGGCCGACGAGATCGCGGCTTTGGTCCGGGGGCTGGATTTCGGCGAATACTGGAACCCGCTGGGCCTGCCCAAGGTCGAGTTGGACGGCGCCATTCTGAGCGCGCGGTCCGTCACCATCGAAGCCCCTGCAACAGATGCAGCACCGGGCACGGTACTGAACGTGACGAAGGAGAGCGTGACGGTGGCCACGGGCACGGCACCCATCACGCTGAACCGGATGAGCGATCTGGCCGGAGGTGCTGTCGATTTGGCCACGTTCGTCTCGTCCGGCCAGGTGCTTGCCGGCAAAACCTCCGCTGCCGCGCTGAACGACGCGATCCATCGGTCCGCACCGGGAAAGGCATTCTGGCGCAAACGCATGCAGACGCTGCACCCGCTGCCTTGCCCGCTCGCGCGCAAGGCGGGCGAAGCGCCGCACTGGGAGAGCCATGCGGCCGTGCTCCCCACGCTCACACCAGATCAGGCGATGATGGCCGCGGCCCTTTGGGCCTTGCTGAGCAGCGGAGAGGAGCACGGCGACGTCGCTTATGCCTCGCAAGCCGTGGCGCAGGTGGCGGCGGATCTGCCGGGCTACATGTCACCCTGGGTGCCGCTGCAACTGGCCCGGTCAGGCGACACGCTGGCCGAGATCGCCGAACGTGTGGAACAAACGCGCGCGAAGGCCGAGGCGACGGGTGGTTTCGTGGCGGATCTGGGCTTGCGGGACCCCGCGATCACGCAAAGCGCCACGCCCGGATTTGGCATCGGCCCGGCCCCGATCCGGGGCACCGCGATCACGGCAACGATGGACACAGACACCGCGACACTGCATTACGACAGCACGCGGCTGACAAGAGAGGCGGTCGTCCTGCTCGCCGACCGCCTCTCTCTGATTGCCGGACATCTTGCCGGGGCGCCGGACACGACAGAGACGCCTGACGCGATCCCGCACCTGCCGGAGACGGAGCGCACGCGACTTCTGGAGGCCTTCAACCAAACCGATGCGGCCTACGACGCCACGCAAACGATACACGCCGCTTTCGAAGCGCAAGTGGCGCGGACGCCCGAGGCCACCGCGCTGGTTTGCGAACATGATACGCTGAGCTATGCCGAGCTGGACGCGCGCGCCAATCGCATCGCGCATGTGTTGCGGGACATGGGCGTGGGCGCGGGCGCGCATGTGGGCCTGAGTCTGGCCCGCTCCACCGATCTGGTGGCAGGCGCGCTGGGGATCCTCAAGGCCGGCGGCGCTTATGTCCCGCTTGACCCGGCCTACCCCGCAGACCGTCTGGCGCATTACGTGAAAGACAGCGCGGCGCAAGTCATCGTCACCGCAAGCGCGCAGGAGGCGGTGCTGCCCGCGACGGACGCCGCGCGGTTGGTACTGGACAGCGACGCGCGGCTCGACGCGGCACCTGCCACGACGCACGGGGGCACTGCGGGGCCGGAGGATCTTGCCTATCTGATCTATACGTCCGGGTCCACCGGCCTGCCCAAGGGCGTGATGGTCGAGCATCGCAATGTCGCCAACTTCTTCGCTGGCATGGATGCCCGCGTGCCGCACGGGCCGGGCGATACATGGCTGGCGGTCACCAGCCTGGCCTTCGATATCTCGGTGCTGGAACTGTTCTACACGCTCGCACGCGGCTTCAAGGTGGTGCTGAGTTCGGACGAGAACCGCGCCGTCGTGTCGAACGGGCCGATCAGGATGGGCGGCAAGCCTCTGAACTTCAACCTCTTCTACTGGGGTAACGATGACGGCGCGGGGCCCAAGAAATACGAATTGCTGCTGGAAGGCGCGAAATTCGCCGATGCGCATGGGTTCAACGCGGTCTGGACGCCGGAGCGGCATTTCCACGCCTTCGGCGGCCCCTACCCCAACCCGTCGGTCACCGGCGCGGCGGTGGCTGCGGTCACGCAGAACCTCAGCGTCAGGGCGGGCAGTTGCGTGGCCCCCCTGCACCACCCTGCGCGGATTGCCGAGGAATGGTCGGTGATCGACAACCTCACCAACGGACGCGCGGGGCTGGCCATCGCGTCGGGCTGGCAGCCGGATGATTTCATTCTGCGGCCCGAAAACACGCCGCCCGCCAACAAGCCCGCGATGTTCGAGGCCATCGAGACCTTGCGCAAGCTCTGGCGCGGTGAGGCGGTGGGCTTTCCCACGCAATCGGGGGAGATGCACGAGGTCATCACCCAGCCGCGTCCGGTGTCCAAGGACTTGCCCGTTTGGGTCACCACCGCAGGCAACCCGGAAACCTGGCGCGAGGCGGGGCGGATCGGGGCCAACGTCCTGACCCACCTGCTGGGCCAGAGCGTG encodes:
- a CDS encoding type I polyketide synthase produces the protein MTETSRSDIAIVGMALTVPGAQSPAEFWDNLKGGVESITRLDDAALLEAGERPDLIHHKNYVPAAALLDGYETFDAEFFGFSPKEAAILDPQHRKFLETAWTALEDAGHTPDSLKGRIGVYAGCGMGSYFYFNICSNPDLVDDVGMFLLRHTGNDKDFLSTRVSHVFDLNGPSINLQTACSTSLVAIHYAARALRDGECDAALAGGVTIELPQGRGYMFKENEILSPDGHCHAFDHRAQGTVFGSGSGTVVLRRLEDALADGDHIYAVLKGSAVNNDGAAKAGYLAPSVDGQSAAIRAALTDAGTPADTIDYVECHGTGTYLGDPIEVSALTDAYRSQTGDSGFCKIGSVKTNIGHLDTAAGVAGLIKTTLALKHGQIPPSLNYEAPNPAIDFDASPFRVNAALSDWTSHKGPRRAAVNALGVGGTNAHAILEQAPQAQPSEEADWPFHVLCLSGRSKAALDANSKALATHLRAHPDLSLADVSYTLKNGRKAFEKRRIVVAETPEEAADLLDQGDPRRVFTHDHLGDAPEVVFMFPGGGAQYPNMARDLYETEPVFAEWMDRGLDHLDPQLDYNIRTLWLPEPGAEAAAAETLKQPSVQLPLIMIVEYALAQLWQSWGVRPAALVGHSMGENTAACLAGVMTFEDCIDLVLLRGRLFDTVPAGGMLSVSMAIDDLRPLIGADLDIASVNAPQLGAVSGPQEALDRLAADLTAKGIEHQRVPIDIAAHSRMLDPILDEFRGFLAKLDLQSPQIPFLSNRTGQPITDAQATSPDYWTEQLRRTVLFADCITTLAKTKGRVYLEVGPGKALSSLAQMSDVVEPGQVLSSLRHPDQEMADDAYFLSVIGRLWATGVEADWAQIWGEARRNRVPLPTYAFQRSRYFIEPGEAAAAPTPALMRNDDIAEWGYAPRWTPRFAPCDLDVETELERADAQTWLIFSDQAGIAAPVIDRLRAAGQSVVTVTAGDSFAQLGENAFQIAPEQGRAGYDALIAAVTEADRLPTRIAHFWLVTDAETFRPGSSFFTRNMEHGFYSLMHLAQALADAEDGTPRHLIAITNGAARVRGEALPYPEKATLAGPAGVIPRELPGVTCATLDIQLPQPPERPSGLAGLFAKTEVAPDTLTTPLLEDLLAEPGNRAAALRGDRRYEKTYKSYAISDETEKPVWRDGGTYLITGGFGGIGQTVAADLIRDHGARIILLSRSALPERAEWDDHLRRHSRSDATSARIRAVQTLEALGGEVMVAEADVCHLDQMQSAVAEAMKRFGPITGVIHAAGHINDGPLLAKSPSEVEAVFAPKITGLRVLDSLFPDGALDVMVLFSSSSTATTPAGQIDYVAANAYLNAYAEARAGGETRVMAVNWGVWSDVGMAADAMARRTGEIEPDPMTPCDQPLLDQAGFDAEGNRRFQSTFGPNAWVFDEHRTKAGDALLPGTGFIELAAQAWEADHPGEPFEIKDLFFFRPLDISDKGTREVTLSLVREAGGAALDVRSDASADGRTGTVLNAQAQLARLSLGLKPGHIDPGAIAKRCPKTASGTTAERLRSPQEAHLNFGARWHVLHSTALGDGEGLAHLALPEAYRDTDAAYRLHPGLLDIATGWAMPLIDGYQGAHLWVPVSYRSIRVFRALPADILSWARITPGAEGFVSFDVTLCDRAGEVIVEIRDFQMKRLDTSAGFAAQSAIDPADIRVEDASGQPQAPLSADEERLLHTISQGIRPEDGPKALTAALASGLPQMVVSSLPLPDLIAQTAASAAPKADGGQSFERPDLDSDYVAPRTAIEDTLAGFWQNLLGVDQVGVKDSFFDLGGHSLIAVRLFAMIKKTYDVQFPISVLFEAPTIETCAALIAERVGDVAPSGDAAPAEAKPSFTHIVPLHQGEPGGGTPFFIVAGMFGNVLNLRHLALLTGGERPVYGLQARGLIGNDEPHRRMEDAARDYIAEMRQVQPKGPYLVGGFSGGGITAFEIARQLQDAGEEIGAVIMLDTPLPQRPTLGVRDKALIKAQEMRQKGPAYLVEWARNRAAWERAKRAGQVGPVSDNAAFNNDKIEAAFYDAIAHYEVRPWDGPLHLFRPPLEKHWRVSSGQWVNRDREFVYEDNDWTRFVPGVSVIEVPGDHDSMVLVPNVSVLAGHLNAIFADADRSAAWPRATAAE
- a CDS encoding glycosyltransferase family 2 protein, yielding MSATLLTIVLNWRTPEMSLKAAEAALADMEGLDAELVLVDNDSQDGSFETMAQAAEARGWTEGGRVRVVQSGRNGGFGAGNNVGMRLGLSSGAAPDFIYILNSDAWPDRGAIPALLDHMRRNPGVGIAGSHVRGEDDAPHITLFRFPSIAGEFEGAARTGVISRLLANAIVPLPIPTEVTAVDWLAGASMMMRREMLDRIGLFDETFFLYYEETDLCRRAAKAGWRTDYLPQSRVVHIGSVSTGMKTWARTPDYWFASRRYYFVKNHGAFYAAAATLARIAGQAIWEVRRAVSGKPQADPDRFLRDLIAHALRAPKPLKKTARTLHPATEDRP
- a CDS encoding MupA/Atu3671 family FMN-dependent luciferase-like monooxygenase, with protein sequence MTAFSCAVIGDESLLIGCCDTMLERGHAIRTVITRNAEITRWAKTKGLPVSGGFDGLPEQVDWLFSIANLRVIPETALAHATKGAINFHDGPLPRYAGLNTPAWARMAGETEHGVTWHLIEGGIDEGDILAQRLFEIVPEDTAFSLNSKCYGAGLESFSEVLEQLESGALRRQKQDLSQRSYRALADRPDAAGRIDFTKSADEIAALVRGLDFGEYWNPLGLPKVELDGAILSARSVTIEAPATDAAPGTVLNVTKESVTVATGTAPITLNRMSDLAGGAVDLATFVSSGQVLAGKTSAAALNDAIHRSAPGKAFWRKRMQTLHPLPCPLARKAGEAPHWESHAAVLPTLTPDQAMMAAALWALLSSGEEHGDVAYASQAVAQVAADLPGYMSPWVPLQLARSGDTLAEIAERVEQTRAKAEATGGFVADLGLRDPAITQSATPGFGIGPAPIRGTAITATMDTDTATLHYDSTRLTREAVVLLADRLSLIAGHLAGAPDTTETPDAIPHLPETERTRLLEAFNQTDAAYDATQTIHAAFEAQVARTPEATALVCEHDTLSYAELDARANRIAHVLRDMGVGAGAHVGLSLARSTDLVAGALGILKAGGAYVPLDPAYPADRLAHYVKDSAAQVIVTASAQEAVLPATDAARLVLDSDARLDAAPATTHGGTAGPEDLAYLIYTSGSTGLPKGVMVEHRNVANFFAGMDARVPHGPGDTWLAVTSLAFDISVLELFYTLARGFKVVLSSDENRAVVSNGPIRMGGKPLNFNLFYWGNDDGAGPKKYELLLEGAKFADAHGFNAVWTPERHFHAFGGPYPNPSVTGAAVAAVTQNLSVRAGSCVAPLHHPARIAEEWSVIDNLTNGRAGLAIASGWQPDDFILRPENTPPANKPAMFEAIETLRKLWRGEAVGFPTQSGEMHEVITQPRPVSKDLPVWVTTAGNPETWREAGRIGANVLTHLLGQSVAEVGEKIAIYHEALREAGHDPEDFQVTLMLHTYLAETRETARDIAREPMKDYLRSAAGLIKQYAWAFPAFKRPEGATNPFDVDLGSLGEDEMEAILDFAFERYFEESGLFGTVEDAVARAEEVRRIGVTEVACLIDYGIAPDVVLEGLEPLAKVLEAVNAPAELDDEDVSIAAQMVRHRVSHLQCTPSMGRMIAMNDDARLALSGVKHVLLGGEALPGDLVTDLRRCTRAQVLNMYGPTETTIWSTVEAVGAEPEATVSVGTPIANTQVYVLDPQSNPVPIGVPGELFIGGDGVTRGYWQRAELTAERFVENPFGPGRLYGTGDLVRWDAEGRLDFLGRTDHQVKIRGQRIELGEIEAAMADFKTVTQAVVIAKEVNGDTRLVGYVTASADVDEDAMRTQLAARLPEVMVPAHIVTLDTFPLTPNKKIDRKALPDPELKRAPARTIPTAPPKAGLEQDIAAIWSRILGVGDIRAEDNFFALGGHSLLAVQAHREIKADLGLSQLSITDIFRFPTLGGLAAHLGNGAAQAEPAPEVAAPARAETMSKRRAMRANRGARSA